The Larimichthys crocea isolate SSNF unplaced genomic scaffold, L_crocea_2.0 scaffold55444, whole genome shotgun sequence genome includes a region encoding these proteins:
- the LOC104937345 gene encoding reticulophagy regulator 1 has product MLGSREPGPAGGEEAAAAGAGSSEPLSRAHHGKETPPGRAGCRLTGLVSWRQRPCRTSALFAAALSILWFVAFSSLRAYSLLAVMLALLVVTVTARDIARSRSTGAHLWRSMTASWEIIDSGQDSRSGTGLQLSDSLKLFLQETSAFKQQNPGKFCLLVCSLCTFFAVLGRYIPGIVISYVLVLGVFLWPLISSHEVGLWLEPVLQKLDFGIGEFLRKIKENHEKRIMQAQTEKEGIESDLSSMFPKLDSTACKEMSVSDTEVSDVTWTDNGTFNLSEGHTPQTENSEDLDREEAFTGGLPEFPSLDNGTTTNGDDDDDLSLGLPSPPPQPGQPIKSKHTSSSPYKDQSTDKALEVVNQMAGDFIAAAVTAAIQERIEAAVGLTALSEASERSRLTESTRLLELAEESDSEVEDFELLDQSELEQLEGELGLGEEKVQAKEEEKAKSDKPASSGFFSKLLRRQ; this is encoded by the exons ATGCTGGGGAGCCGGGAACCAGGACCCGCGGGCGGcgaggaggcggcggcggcgggggCCGGGTCGTCGGAGCCGCTGAGCCGGGCACACCACGGGAAGGAGACGCCGCCCGGCCGCGCAGGGTGTCGTCTCACCGGCCTTGTCAGCTGGAGGCAGAGACCGTGCAGGACTTCAGCCCTGTTTGCTGCAGCCCTCAGCATCCTGTG GTTCGTGGCCTTCAGCTCTCTCCGAGCGTACAGCCTCCTGGCCGTCATGCTGGCTCTGCTGGTCGTCACGGTGACCGCCAGAGACATCGCTCGGTCCAGATCGACAG GAGCTCACTTATGGCGCAGCATGACTGCAAG CTGGGAGATCATCGACTCAGGCCAGGATAGCCGGTCTGGAACTGGACTTCAGCTCAGCGACTCCCTCAAACTCTTCCTCCAGGAGACGTCGGCTTTCAAACAGCAAAACCCGGGCAAG TTTTGCCTGCTGGTTTGCAGTTTGTGCACCTTCTTTGCTGTCTTAGGACGCTACATTCCAGGGATTGTTATCTCATATGTTCTAG TGCTTGGCGTTTTCCTGTGGCCTCTGATTTCATCTCACGAGGTCGGTTTGTGGCTGGAACCAGTTCTGCAGAAACTGGACTTTGGCATCGGGGAGTTCCTTCGGAAAATCAAAGAGAACCATG AGAAGAGGATCATGCAGGCTCAGACTGAGAAAGAGGGCATCGAGTCGGACCTCTCTTCCATGTTTCCCAAG CTCGACTCCACGGCGTGTAAGGAAATGTCTGTATCCGACACAGAGGTGTCTGACGTGACGTGGACGGACAACGGTACTTTCAACCTGTCAGAAGGACACACGCCACAAACTGAGAACTCAGAAG ACCTCGACAGAGAAGAAGCCTTCACTGGCGGTCTTCCAGAATTCCCCTCACTTGACAACGGCACAACGACCAATggtgacgatgacgatgaccTCAGCCTCGGTCttccctcacctccacctcagccTGGGCAGCCAATCAAATCCAAGCAtacatcctcctctccttacAAAGACCAATCCACCGACAAAGCCCTCGAAGTTGTCAACCAGATGGCAGGCGACTTCATCGCCGCCGCTGTCACAGCCGCCATCCAGGAGAGAATAGAGGCGGCGGTTGGCCTGACGGCGCTGAGCGAAGCCTCGGAGCGGTCGAGGCTCACAGAGTCCACCAGGCTGCTAGAGCTGGCCGAGGAGTCGGACAGCGAGGTGGAGGACTTTGAGCTGCTGGACCAGTCGGAGCTGGAGCAACTGGAGGGGGAGCTGGGGCTCGGAGAGGAGAAGGTCCAGgccaaagaggaggagaaagctaAGAGTGACAAGCCGGCCTCTTCTGGATTCTTCTCTAAACTTCTGAGACGCCAGTAA